The following proteins come from a genomic window of Micromonospora echinofusca:
- a CDS encoding ABC transporter substrate-binding protein produces the protein MGVFPRRRLAAVALVAAGALLATAGCAGDEPAEDGKITLTVDVFSQFGYEELYKEYMASHPNVKIVERGTGTNLDDYSPKLTQWLAAGKGAGDVVAIEEGLMVEYKANPDNFVNLLDHGGAELQGNFLEWKWEGGKTKDGKLIGLGTDVGGMAMCYRKDLFAKAGLPTDREAVSKLWPTWQDYIKVGEQFKAKNTGAAFLDAATNIFNTIVLQTAGNAQGYHYYDTSDNLVVDSNPAVRQAWDTTMDIVDSGLSGKYGSWSEEWVSAFKQAKFATIACPAWMTGVIEGNAGAEAKGKWDIARVPGNGGNWGGSWLAVPTQSKHRAEAIELAKFLTSAKGQIGAFKAKGPLPSSPQALADPAIVEAKNAYFSDAPVGQIFGEGAKTLKPVYMGPKNQAVRTEVENAVRTVELGQRKPDQGWTDAVNNAKKAAAK, from the coding sequence ATGGGTGTCTTTCCGCGCCGCCGCCTCGCGGCGGTGGCCCTCGTCGCCGCCGGCGCGCTGCTCGCCACCGCCGGCTGCGCCGGCGACGAACCTGCCGAGGACGGCAAGATCACGTTGACCGTCGACGTGTTCAGTCAGTTCGGCTACGAAGAGCTCTACAAGGAATACATGGCCAGCCACCCGAACGTGAAGATCGTCGAGCGTGGCACGGGCACCAACCTCGACGACTACTCGCCGAAGCTGACCCAGTGGCTCGCCGCCGGCAAGGGCGCGGGCGACGTCGTCGCCATCGAAGAGGGGTTGATGGTCGAGTACAAGGCCAACCCCGACAACTTCGTCAACCTGCTCGACCACGGCGGCGCCGAACTCCAGGGCAACTTCCTGGAGTGGAAGTGGGAGGGCGGCAAGACCAAGGACGGCAAGCTGATCGGCCTGGGCACCGACGTCGGCGGCATGGCCATGTGCTACCGCAAGGACCTCTTCGCCAAGGCCGGCCTGCCCACCGACCGCGAGGCGGTCTCGAAGCTCTGGCCGACCTGGCAGGACTACATCAAGGTCGGTGAGCAGTTCAAGGCGAAGAACACCGGCGCGGCGTTCCTGGACGCCGCGACCAACATCTTCAACACGATCGTGCTCCAGACGGCGGGCAACGCGCAGGGCTACCACTACTACGACACCAGCGACAACCTGGTGGTGGACAGCAACCCGGCGGTGCGCCAGGCCTGGGACACCACGATGGACATCGTCGACTCCGGCCTCTCCGGCAAGTACGGCTCCTGGTCCGAGGAGTGGGTGTCGGCCTTCAAGCAGGCCAAGTTCGCCACCATCGCCTGCCCGGCCTGGATGACGGGTGTCATCGAGGGCAACGCCGGCGCCGAGGCCAAGGGCAAGTGGGACATCGCCCGGGTGCCCGGCAACGGCGGCAACTGGGGCGGGTCGTGGCTCGCCGTACCGACCCAGAGCAAGCACCGCGCCGAGGCGATCGAGCTGGCGAAGTTCCTGACCAGCGCCAAGGGCCAGATCGGGGCGTTCAAGGCCAAGGGCCCGCTGCCCTCCTCGCCGCAGGCGCTGGCCGACCCGGCGATCGTCGAGGCCAAGAACGCGTACTTCTCCGACGCCCCCGTCGGGCAGATCTTCGGCGAGGGCGCCAAGACCCTGAAGCCCGTCTACATGGGACCGAAGAACCAGGCCGTACGCACGGAGGTCGAGAACGCCGTCCGGACGGTGGAGCTGGGTCAGCGCAAGCCCGACCAGGGCTGGACGGACGCGGTCAACAACGCCAAGAAGGCCGCTGCCAAGTAG